A genomic segment from Yimella sp. cx-51 encodes:
- a CDS encoding site-specific integrase — MPDHPNEEHAALHHYRGLDRLVFTTTKGTVIEPRNLNRLFDQKVSEAGVRRIRSHDLRHTCATLLLAQNVSSRIVMELLGHTQLSMTTDLYGHVLPTTLRSAADAMDGLRNTKEDDAC; from the coding sequence CTGCCTGACCACCCCAACGAGGAACACGCAGCGCTACACCACTACCGGGGACTTGACCGGCTTGTCTTCACCACAACGAAGGGCACCGTCATTGAGCCGCGCAACCTGAACCGTCTGTTTGATCAGAAGGTGAGCGAAGCCGGTGTCAGACGTATCCGCTCTCATGATCTCCGGCACACCTGCGCCACGCTGCTGCTCGCGCAGAACGTCTCGTCGAGGATCGTGATGGAACTGCTCGGCCACACCCAGCTCAGCATGACGACCGATCTGTACGGCCACGTTCTGCCGACCACTTTGCGCAGTGCGGCCGACGCGATGGACGGACTGCGCAACACGAAGGAGGACGACGCATGCTGA
- a CDS encoding metallophosphoesterase — MNFRRPTLPDFTHALKAIFGLLLVAALGYLGGVGMTSLFPTTVTTKYYAADVRLGLVPDSTARLPTMLGDLSVEFDGPLPAPGLLIDPQLRRDVTEAFTDGAPSVSTFQPTAQELDAAARAALVGVAWRFLLGFGLVVVVLLGARALWRRPFAATAATAFATTLALVAPALAGFLTYREDNIGAVRTTSLLSVARQDMDLLGDLERRGAESSRYVVSALALSDALQSKYTPAAKPRPTALRVLFISDIHGANQYALLKDLVTTQKIDAVVDSGDLINFGSVQEAEAAGIFDDIADLGVPYLFVRGNHDASSANDTSLVSRLSRIPNVVTLQPDSKSYQKVRMAGVTFGGFNDPRYYGDNDPKLPALQENARKAFVRAWKDGEQTQPDVVVSHEPAATKDGFTADQLLISGHTHKPAREDNRMTVGTFTGGGLFGAKIAITADAGTEVLTQSYSFDIAEFDTSCSLATVRRYTFSGILVGRPQIESTTVLSGRQFVPEAKDRTCGGSTDPVVTPIQMP; from the coding sequence GTGAACTTCCGCCGTCCGACGCTGCCTGATTTCACCCACGCACTCAAGGCGATCTTCGGTCTGCTGCTCGTGGCCGCTCTGGGCTACCTGGGCGGCGTCGGAATGACGAGCCTGTTCCCCACGACGGTCACGACGAAGTACTACGCCGCGGACGTCCGGCTCGGGCTCGTGCCTGATTCCACTGCCCGACTGCCGACGATGCTCGGCGACCTGTCGGTGGAGTTTGATGGACCACTGCCTGCGCCGGGCTTGTTGATCGATCCGCAGCTGCGCCGCGATGTCACCGAGGCGTTCACCGACGGGGCCCCGTCGGTCTCGACCTTCCAGCCGACTGCGCAGGAGTTGGACGCTGCCGCGCGCGCCGCGCTGGTGGGGGTGGCTTGGCGATTCCTGCTCGGCTTCGGTCTGGTGGTCGTGGTGCTGCTCGGTGCGCGAGCGCTGTGGCGCAGGCCGTTCGCGGCCACCGCGGCGACGGCATTCGCGACCACCTTGGCGCTGGTGGCTCCGGCCCTCGCGGGTTTCCTGACCTACCGTGAGGACAACATCGGCGCGGTCCGCACCACATCGCTGCTCTCGGTGGCCCGGCAGGACATGGACCTGCTCGGTGATCTGGAGCGACGGGGAGCCGAATCGTCGCGCTATGTCGTCAGTGCCTTGGCGCTCTCGGATGCCTTACAGAGCAAATACACGCCTGCCGCGAAGCCGCGGCCGACCGCACTGCGGGTGCTCTTCATCAGCGACATCCACGGCGCCAACCAGTACGCCCTGCTCAAAGATCTCGTCACCACCCAGAAGATCGACGCCGTCGTCGATTCGGGCGATCTCATCAATTTCGGCAGCGTGCAGGAGGCCGAGGCGGCCGGCATCTTCGACGACATCGCCGACCTGGGCGTCCCGTACCTGTTCGTGCGTGGCAACCACGATGCAAGCAGTGCGAACGACACCAGCCTGGTCAGCCGCTTGAGCCGCATCCCCAATGTCGTGACTCTGCAACCGGATTCGAAGTCGTACCAGAAGGTGAGGATGGCGGGAGTTACCTTCGGCGGCTTCAACGATCCGCGCTACTACGGCGACAACGATCCCAAACTCCCAGCCCTCCAGGAAAACGCTCGCAAGGCCTTCGTGCGTGCGTGGAAGGACGGCGAACAGACCCAGCCGGACGTCGTCGTCAGCCACGAACCCGCCGCGACCAAGGACGGCTTCACCGCCGATCAACTACTGATCTCCGGCCACACCCACAAGCCGGCGCGGGAGGACAACCGGATGACCGTCGGCACCTTCACCGGCGGCGGACTCTTCGGCGCCAAGATCGCGATCACCGCCGACGCCGGCACGGAGGTGCTGACCCAGTCGTACTCCTTCGACATCGCCGAGTTCGACACGTCCTGCTCCCTGGCGACGGTGCGGCGGTACACCTTCTCCGGCATCCTCGTCGGACGTCCGCAGATCGAGTCGACGACCGTGCTCTCCGGCCGACAGTTCGTCCCAGAGGCCAAGGACCGCACCTGTGGCGGGTCGACCGATCCGGTCGTCACACCGATCCAGATGCCGTGA
- the def gene encoding peptide deformylase: MAVRPITIIGHKALHQPTKKVKEITDEIRTLVADMFDTMEAAHGVGLAANQVAARQRIFVFDCPAEDENEPNYVGVIVNPVLEKGVVPPGEPDEDEGSEGCLSVPGEHFPTPRADWARVTGTDLDGNPVSYEGTGLFARCLQHETDHLDGKLYLERLTPSQRDLSRQARKERGWEADGITKWDPATQKADKV; the protein is encoded by the coding sequence ATGGCCGTCCGTCCCATCACGATCATCGGACACAAGGCGCTGCACCAGCCGACCAAGAAGGTCAAGGAGATCACCGACGAGATCCGCACCCTGGTGGCTGACATGTTCGACACCATGGAAGCCGCGCACGGCGTCGGCCTTGCGGCGAATCAGGTGGCGGCCCGCCAGCGCATTTTCGTCTTCGACTGCCCCGCCGAGGACGAGAACGAGCCCAATTACGTTGGCGTCATTGTGAACCCGGTGCTGGAAAAGGGCGTCGTCCCTCCGGGCGAACCGGACGAGGACGAAGGCTCCGAAGGATGCCTGTCGGTGCCCGGCGAACACTTCCCCACGCCGCGAGCCGACTGGGCCCGCGTCACCGGCACCGACCTGGACGGCAACCCGGTGTCGTACGAGGGCACCGGCCTGTTCGCCCGTTGCCTGCAGCACGAGACCGATCACCTCGACGGCAAGCTCTACCTTGAGCGCCTCACCCCGTCGCAGCGCGACCTTTCCCGACAAGCCCGCAAGGAGCGCGGCTGGGAAGCCGACGGCATCACCAAGTGGGACCCCGCCACCCAGAAGGCCGACAAGGTCTGA
- a CDS encoding PH domain-containing protein, which yields MISPHESGLSSTTLVDHRGAQSMRRFLVHGEEMVVVHRPHWMSLFGTFFALACGLIVTLWVGFTAPASLGWLADKTWYVLAAMLVFTAARVWLWSRDWFAATDQRLIWRRGILNQKTAMMPLQKVTDMSFNQPLIGRFLGYGEFVMESAGQDQALRLLTYIPHPEASYRAICGQLFSKPSDEPSPAMVPTRDSYDDRTDDTDPFLKPMTVDTRGADARRARPPVPVSQRPVPVVPESDVASRLGTYVDRYRDKARTPLRERLLRGPQPVDDPLQHEDAAEIEEPFQDTPWSVSTEHASPTHRVDRRRD from the coding sequence ATGATCAGCCCGCACGAATCCGGGCTCTCCTCGACCACCCTGGTCGATCACCGTGGTGCGCAGTCGATGCGCCGCTTCCTCGTACACGGCGAGGAGATGGTCGTGGTGCACCGGCCGCACTGGATGTCACTCTTCGGCACCTTCTTCGCCCTCGCCTGCGGACTGATCGTCACCCTGTGGGTGGGTTTCACCGCTCCGGCCTCGCTCGGTTGGCTCGCCGACAAGACGTGGTACGTGCTGGCCGCGATGCTGGTCTTCACCGCCGCGCGGGTGTGGCTGTGGAGTCGCGACTGGTTCGCCGCCACCGACCAGCGACTCATCTGGCGACGCGGCATCCTCAACCAGAAGACCGCGATGATGCCGCTGCAGAAGGTCACCGACATGTCCTTCAACCAGCCGCTCATCGGGCGCTTCCTGGGCTACGGCGAGTTCGTGATGGAAAGTGCGGGCCAGGACCAAGCCCTGCGGCTGCTCACCTACATCCCGCACCCCGAGGCGTCCTACCGGGCGATCTGCGGGCAATTGTTCAGCAAGCCTTCGGACGAACCGTCGCCTGCGATGGTGCCGACCCGCGACTCGTACGACGACCGCACAGACGACACCGATCCGTTCCTCAAGCCGATGACCGTCGACACTCGTGGCGCCGACGCCCGGCGAGCAAGGCCACCGGTGCCGGTGTCTCAGCGTCCCGTGCCCGTGGTGCCCGAATCGGACGTCGCTTCGCGCCTCGGCACGTACGTCGACCGCTATCGCGACAAGGCCCGCACCCCGTTGCGCGAACGGCTGCTTCGCGGCCCGCAACCGGTCGACGACCCGCTGCAGCACGAGGACGCCGCCGAGATCGAGGAACCCTTCCAGGACACCCCGTGGTCGGTCAGCACCGAGCACGCCAGCCCCACCCACCGGGTCGACCGCCGCCGCGACTGA
- a CDS encoding small ribosomal subunit Rsm22 family protein gives MPSLAPTLRAALDDELAGRPRAALAEATARLSERYRRGGAASEPILTGPADVAAYAAYRMPATYAACERALTLAAQSFAEPIESVVDLGGGTGAAAWAASAVWEPSSVRVLDQVDAALECGARLAADVLPMTFSHWRVGAAVPAADLVTVSFVLSELSVAQRDSLVDAAAGAAAKAVFVIEPGAPEGHERILAARQRLAAAGWTIAAPCPQSGDCPVRQPDWCHFAARVERSALHRQIKGGDLSYEDEKFSFVFAVRSASAPAAARILRYPLKRKGFVDLTVCDAAGKAGRRVVTKKQGQAYKQARDARWGDAWPPLD, from the coding sequence GTGCCCTCGCTCGCGCCCACCCTTCGTGCCGCCCTCGACGACGAACTCGCGGGACGTCCTCGCGCAGCGCTCGCCGAAGCAACGGCCCGGTTGAGCGAGCGTTATCGCCGAGGTGGTGCCGCATCCGAACCGATTCTCACGGGGCCGGCAGACGTCGCTGCGTACGCCGCCTATCGCATGCCGGCCACCTACGCAGCCTGTGAGCGCGCCCTCACGCTGGCTGCGCAGAGCTTCGCCGAACCGATCGAATCGGTCGTCGATCTGGGCGGCGGCACCGGCGCTGCGGCGTGGGCGGCGTCCGCGGTCTGGGAGCCCTCCTCGGTGCGGGTGCTCGACCAGGTGGACGCCGCGCTCGAATGCGGTGCGCGACTTGCGGCGGACGTCCTGCCCATGACCTTCTCGCACTGGCGGGTCGGCGCCGCGGTGCCCGCTGCCGATCTCGTCACGGTGTCGTTCGTACTCTCGGAACTGTCTGTGGCGCAACGTGATTCGCTGGTCGACGCGGCCGCAGGGGCGGCGGCCAAGGCGGTCTTCGTCATCGAGCCCGGCGCCCCGGAGGGCCACGAACGCATCCTCGCCGCCCGTCAGCGACTGGCGGCTGCCGGATGGACGATTGCGGCGCCGTGTCCGCAGTCGGGCGACTGCCCTGTGCGGCAGCCGGACTGGTGCCACTTCGCGGCACGCGTGGAGCGTTCCGCGCTGCACCGGCAGATCAAGGGAGGCGACCTCAGCTACGAGGACGAGAAGTTCAGCTTCGTCTTCGCCGTGCGCTCGGCGTCCGCGCCGGCCGCCGCGCGCATCCTGAGATACCCGTTGAAGCGGAAGGGCTTTGTCGACCTGACCGTGTGCGACGCGGCCGGCAAGGCGGGGCGCCGTGTTGTCACCAAGAAGCAGGGTCAGGCCTACAAGCAAGCTCGAGACGCTCGCTGGGGCGACGCCTGGCCTCCGCTCGACTGA
- a CDS encoding helix-turn-helix domain-containing protein — MSLEDAELRAARALAHPIRLRILSLLTGVELSAAEVARELDITQANASYHLRRLAAAGELEVASTEKIRGGVAKKYRYVARFDTPADGQQRPSIVRLEQMRQAVDAELRRRIPLADEGPRIFADAEVWLPPEVLDEVHALIARASMLAHEQALPPRTPGAKHVSLLTWLFGMRDDDEAR, encoded by the coding sequence ATGTCTTTGGAGGATGCTGAACTACGCGCCGCTCGCGCGTTGGCGCACCCGATTCGCCTGCGCATCCTGTCGCTGCTCACAGGCGTCGAGCTCAGCGCCGCTGAAGTAGCGCGCGAGCTCGACATCACCCAGGCGAACGCCAGCTATCACTTGCGGCGTCTCGCCGCGGCAGGCGAACTCGAGGTCGCTTCCACCGAGAAGATCCGAGGAGGCGTTGCCAAGAAATACCGCTACGTGGCTCGGTTCGACACCCCAGCGGACGGCCAGCAGCGGCCGAGCATCGTCCGGTTGGAGCAGATGCGCCAAGCAGTTGATGCCGAACTGCGGCGCCGTATTCCGCTGGCCGATGAAGGTCCGAGGATCTTCGCGGACGCTGAAGTCTGGTTGCCCCCGGAGGTGCTGGACGAGGTGCACGCGTTGATCGCGCGCGCGTCGATGCTGGCGCACGAGCAGGCCCTGCCGCCGCGCACGCCCGGTGCCAAGCACGTCTCGCTCCTCACCTGGCTCTTCGGTATGAGAGATGACGATGAAGCTCGCTGA
- a CDS encoding MFS transporter, with translation MTMKLADSWGVLQHRDFRWFFLASSVNRFGSMMTSVAYAFAVLHVDNSASALSKVLAAQITANVVCALFGGVIADRFSRRVVLQSTYLSSATVLAITAWLLFTDRATVPILVGLGALAGATSAFAQPAVHGLVPQLVPRRDLQQANALMAFVRNSAQFLGPVLGAMLVAIGGAPWALAIDAASFVVSSVLLLPVKLPGVVRADTGIVHELREGWTEFRSRTWLWVIVLAFGAMNAIQSGAILVLGPLVAKNTDTLGIKGWGWVMGAEAAGMLLMSLVLLRLSVLHPLRAGMLGIGVGAALMIVLLGVHPVTVPMMIVAFCCGAGMETFGTGWNVALGERIPPNVLSRVVSYDMVGSFVAMPIGMLLYGALATAVPLQPLLIASGVVYAAIALSTLAVPSIRTMQRLPEHADEPLLS, from the coding sequence ATGACGATGAAGCTCGCTGACTCATGGGGAGTGCTGCAGCACAGGGACTTCCGTTGGTTCTTCCTTGCGTCCAGCGTGAACCGCTTCGGCAGCATGATGACCTCGGTTGCGTATGCCTTCGCGGTGCTGCACGTCGACAACTCCGCGTCCGCGCTGTCGAAGGTGCTTGCTGCACAGATCACCGCCAACGTCGTGTGTGCGCTTTTCGGTGGCGTGATCGCCGACCGGTTCAGCCGCCGAGTGGTGTTGCAGTCGACCTACCTGTCGTCGGCGACCGTGCTGGCGATCACCGCGTGGCTGTTGTTCACCGACCGGGCAACGGTGCCGATCCTCGTCGGCCTGGGTGCTCTCGCCGGCGCTACCAGCGCGTTTGCGCAACCGGCCGTCCATGGCTTGGTGCCTCAACTCGTGCCGCGTCGCGACCTGCAACAGGCCAACGCACTCATGGCATTCGTGCGCAACAGTGCGCAGTTCCTCGGCCCAGTGCTCGGGGCAATGCTCGTGGCCATCGGTGGTGCGCCCTGGGCACTTGCAATCGACGCGGCATCGTTCGTGGTGTCGAGCGTCCTGCTGCTGCCGGTCAAGTTGCCGGGCGTCGTCCGAGCAGACACCGGCATCGTGCATGAACTGAGGGAAGGGTGGACCGAGTTCCGATCACGCACGTGGCTGTGGGTGATCGTGCTCGCCTTCGGTGCCATGAACGCCATCCAGTCGGGGGCGATCCTCGTGCTCGGACCGCTCGTCGCCAAGAACACCGACACCCTCGGCATCAAGGGCTGGGGCTGGGTGATGGGCGCGGAGGCCGCAGGAATGTTGCTGATGTCGCTCGTGCTGCTGCGGCTGAGCGTGCTGCACCCTTTGCGCGCCGGCATGCTCGGCATCGGGGTCGGTGCTGCCCTGATGATCGTGCTGCTTGGCGTGCACCCCGTGACCGTGCCGATGATGATCGTGGCTTTCTGCTGCGGTGCCGGCATGGAGACCTTCGGAACCGGCTGGAATGTCGCTCTGGGAGAACGCATTCCGCCCAACGTGCTGTCCCGGGTCGTCAGCTACGACATGGTCGGATCGTTCGTCGCCATGCCGATCGGGATGCTTCTGTATGGCGCGCTTGCGACCGCCGTCCCACTCCAGCCACTGCTCATCGCGTCCGGTGTGGTCTACGCCGCGATCGCACTGTCGACCCTCGCGGTGCCTTCGATCCGGACGATGCAGCGGCTGCCGGAGCATGCCGACGAGCCCTTGCTCAGCTGA
- the upp gene encoding uracil phosphoribosyltransferase: MRVLVANHPLIAHKLTYLRDKRTDSPTFRRLAEELMTLLAYEATREVRVEPFDIETPVSPTTGIKLSSPKPLIVPILRAGLGMLEGMVRLLPSAEVGFLGMQRDEETLEAITYANRLPDDLSGRQVYVLDPMLATGGSLAMAIRYLAERGADDITAVTLLGAPEGIEFMKKDLAELQIPITLVTGAIDQRLNEHGFIVPGLGDAGDRLYGVAD; the protein is encoded by the coding sequence ATGCGTGTTCTGGTCGCCAATCACCCGCTGATCGCCCACAAGCTCACCTACTTGCGGGACAAGCGCACCGACTCCCCCACGTTCCGCCGGTTGGCCGAAGAGCTGATGACGCTGCTGGCCTACGAGGCCACGCGTGAGGTGCGGGTCGAGCCGTTCGACATCGAGACGCCGGTCTCGCCGACGACGGGTATCAAGCTGTCGTCGCCGAAGCCGCTCATCGTGCCGATCCTGCGGGCGGGCCTGGGCATGCTCGAGGGCATGGTGCGCCTCCTGCCCAGCGCGGAGGTCGGTTTCCTCGGCATGCAGCGCGACGAGGAGACCCTCGAGGCGATCACCTACGCCAACCGACTGCCGGACGACCTCTCCGGACGCCAGGTGTACGTGCTCGACCCGATGCTCGCCACCGGCGGTTCGCTGGCGATGGCCATCCGCTACCTCGCTGAGCGCGGTGCTGACGACATCACCGCGGTCACGTTGCTCGGCGCCCCCGAAGGTATCGAGTTCATGAAGAAGGACCTCGCCGAGCTGCAGATTCCGATCACGCTGGTCACCGGCGCGATCGACCAGCGGCTCAACGAGCACGGGTTCATCGTGCCGGGCCTGGGCGACGCCGGCGACCGGCTCTACGGCGTCGCCGACTGA
- the tadA gene encoding tRNA adenosine(34) deaminase TadA: MQRALDEATAALATQDVPVGAVVLDQNGGVIGTGRNERVAVNDPLSHAEIVAIRAAAATHGNYRLDDCTLVVTLEPCLMCTGAVMQARIGRVIFGAWDAKAGACGSAWDVVATNRSPHKLSVTGGVREAECAQLLTDFFRARRGKRPN, encoded by the coding sequence ATGCAGCGTGCGCTGGACGAAGCGACGGCGGCACTGGCTACCCAAGACGTCCCCGTGGGTGCAGTCGTACTCGACCAGAACGGCGGCGTCATCGGCACTGGACGCAACGAACGCGTCGCCGTCAACGACCCGCTCTCGCACGCAGAGATCGTCGCGATCCGCGCCGCAGCCGCCACCCACGGCAACTACCGGCTGGACGACTGCACCCTCGTCGTCACCCTCGAACCCTGCCTCATGTGCACCGGCGCGGTGATGCAAGCCCGCATCGGACGCGTCATCTTCGGCGCCTGGGACGCCAAGGCCGGTGCGTGCGGAAGTGCGTGGGACGTCGTGGCGACCAACCGCAGTCCGCACAAGCTCAGTGTCACCGGTGGCGTCCGCGAGGCGGAGTGTGCACAGCTGCTGACCGACTTCTTCCGGGCCCGGCGGGGCAAGAGACCCAACTGA
- a CDS encoding GAF domain-containing protein, producing the protein MSIPRATPAVRVPDDLRQKVADLARLHERWAATRVVPELLRPEVARAWARLDPEHAPAKSQQLLAGPEVRRRRESARVLAEATAKVQQLLLDTATDSLNQLVVCDADGVVLWVDGAPVVRRQSEQLGFVEGARWTEGAVGVNALGTALAEGRPIQLFGPEHSNPDQHRWVCTGAPVRDPATTKIIGAITMSGPLASAHPHTLTLVANAVISAVESELAARHRVSLNVLADKATDADLVLDVNGWVAAARSRHAPERVWTPRGLTEGRVWLPTLGMFECSALPGGWSLRSLPDGQMASLHLITHPRALLEVSSGASTSTFSLTPQHASIVRALALAPDGLSAAQLQDQLGLGSVVSMRAEVSRLRRLLGELLESRPYRLTAPCAVD; encoded by the coding sequence ATGAGCATTCCGCGCGCCACTCCGGCTGTGCGGGTGCCGGACGACCTGCGCCAGAAGGTCGCAGACCTCGCCCGCTTGCACGAGCGATGGGCTGCCACCCGCGTCGTGCCGGAACTCTTACGACCGGAAGTCGCCCGCGCGTGGGCCCGCCTGGACCCCGAACATGCCCCCGCAAAGTCGCAGCAACTGCTCGCCGGGCCGGAGGTGCGCAGGCGTCGTGAATCCGCACGGGTGCTGGCCGAGGCCACCGCCAAAGTGCAACAACTCCTGCTCGACACCGCCACCGATTCGTTGAATCAGTTGGTCGTCTGCGACGCCGACGGCGTGGTGCTCTGGGTCGACGGGGCTCCGGTCGTCCGACGGCAGTCGGAGCAACTGGGTTTCGTGGAGGGTGCTCGCTGGACGGAGGGCGCGGTCGGGGTGAACGCACTCGGAACGGCGCTGGCCGAGGGGCGCCCGATCCAGTTGTTCGGGCCCGAGCACAGCAATCCCGACCAGCATCGCTGGGTCTGCACCGGCGCGCCGGTGCGCGATCCGGCAACGACCAAGATCATCGGGGCGATCACGATGTCGGGACCACTGGCCAGCGCGCACCCCCACACGCTGACCCTGGTTGCCAACGCTGTCATCAGCGCTGTGGAATCGGAACTCGCTGCCCGACATCGGGTTTCGTTGAACGTGTTGGCTGACAAGGCCACGGACGCCGACCTCGTCCTCGACGTCAACGGATGGGTCGCGGCCGCTCGCTCACGGCATGCGCCGGAGAGGGTCTGGACTCCGCGCGGCTTGACCGAGGGACGGGTGTGGTTGCCGACTCTTGGCATGTTCGAGTGTTCGGCTCTGCCCGGCGGCTGGTCGCTGCGATCGCTACCGGATGGCCAGATGGCCTCCTTGCACCTGATCACCCACCCGCGCGCGCTGCTCGAGGTGAGCAGTGGCGCAAGCACGTCGACCTTCTCCCTGACCCCGCAGCATGCGTCCATCGTGCGGGCCCTGGCATTGGCTCCCGATGGACTGAGTGCCGCGCAGTTGCAGGACCAGCTCGGCCTGGGGAGCGTGGTTTCGATGCGTGCCGAGGTCTCGCGATTGAGACGCTTGCTCGGGGAGCTGCTCGAAAGCCGTCCCTATCGGCTGACCGCACCCTGCGCCGTCGACTGA
- a CDS encoding NAD(P)/FAD-dependent oxidoreductase has translation MTDETTTAQHWADAFEQALAGDEPAAVAALFEDESYWRDLVSLTWNLHTAEGHEQIVRMLDAAPQGLRPRKIRVTEASAADGVVEAWIEFENDTVNGKGLVRLRDGKAWTLLTTAQELRDHPEAKGASRPRGAEHGNPSRTKNWLDEQKERQARLGYEDQPYVLIIGGGQGGIGLGARLKQLGVPTLIVDKYARPGDQWRSRYHSLCLHDPVWYDHLPYLPFPANWPVFTPKDKIGDWLESYTKIMELDYWTSTECLSAQYDESAQTWTVNVVRDGENVTLHPTQLVLATGMSGVPNMPQVPGMETFAGEIQHSSQHPGGDAYTGKKVVVVGSNNSAHDICADLWRAGADVTMLQRSTTHIVKSDSLMTEVLGPLYSEEAVANGIDHDKADLIFASLPYKVLPGVQKQAFDVIREKDKEFYDGLEKAGFMLDFGDDDSGLFLKYLRRGSGYYIDIGASDLVAKGEIKLIAPAVVERLDETGVVLDDGRHLDADLIVFATGYGSMNGWAAKLISQEVADKVGKCWGLGSDTTKDPGPWMGELRNMWKPTQQDNLWFHGGNLHQSRHYSRYLSIQLKARYEGIDTPVHALPETHHLS, from the coding sequence ATGACCGACGAAACCACCACCGCTCAGCACTGGGCGGACGCATTCGAGCAGGCCCTTGCCGGTGATGAACCGGCAGCGGTGGCTGCGTTGTTCGAGGACGAGAGCTACTGGCGCGATCTTGTCTCTCTGACGTGGAACCTGCACACCGCAGAGGGGCACGAGCAGATCGTCCGGATGCTCGACGCCGCACCTCAAGGCTTGCGGCCCAGGAAGATTCGCGTGACCGAAGCCAGTGCGGCCGACGGAGTCGTGGAGGCGTGGATCGAGTTCGAGAACGACACTGTCAACGGCAAGGGCTTGGTGCGGCTGCGCGACGGCAAAGCGTGGACGCTGCTCACCACTGCTCAGGAACTACGTGACCACCCCGAAGCCAAGGGCGCGAGTCGTCCGCGCGGCGCCGAACACGGCAACCCGAGCCGAACGAAGAACTGGCTGGACGAGCAGAAGGAGCGCCAGGCGCGCTTGGGCTACGAGGACCAGCCGTACGTGCTGATCATCGGAGGTGGACAAGGTGGGATCGGCCTGGGTGCGCGGCTGAAGCAACTCGGCGTCCCCACCCTGATTGTCGACAAGTACGCGCGTCCGGGAGATCAGTGGCGCAGCCGGTATCACTCGCTGTGCCTGCACGACCCCGTCTGGTACGACCACCTGCCCTACCTTCCGTTCCCGGCGAACTGGCCGGTGTTCACGCCCAAGGACAAGATCGGTGATTGGCTGGAGAGCTACACCAAGATCATGGAGTTGGACTACTGGACCAGCACCGAGTGCCTGTCGGCGCAGTACGACGAGAGCGCCCAGACCTGGACCGTCAACGTGGTCCGCGACGGCGAGAACGTCACGCTGCACCCCACTCAGCTCGTGCTGGCCACCGGCATGTCGGGCGTCCCGAACATGCCGCAGGTGCCGGGCATGGAAACCTTCGCCGGCGAGATCCAGCACTCCTCGCAGCACCCCGGAGGGGACGCCTACACCGGCAAGAAGGTCGTGGTGGTGGGATCGAACAACTCCGCGCATGACATCTGCGCCGACCTGTGGCGAGCCGGCGCCGACGTGACGATGCTCCAACGCTCGACCACGCACATCGTGAAATCCGACTCGCTGATGACCGAGGTGCTCGGCCCGCTCTACTCCGAGGAAGCCGTCGCGAACGGGATCGATCACGACAAGGCTGACCTGATCTTCGCGTCGCTGCCCTACAAGGTGCTGCCCGGCGTCCAGAAGCAGGCCTTCGACGTCATCCGGGAGAAGGACAAGGAGTTCTACGACGGTCTGGAGAAGGCGGGTTTCATGCTCGACTTCGGCGACGACGACTCCGGTCTCTTCCTGAAGTACCTGCGGCGCGGATCGGGCTACTACATCGACATCGGCGCCTCCGACCTCGTGGCCAAGGGTGAGATCAAGCTGATCGCGCCCGCCGTGGTCGAGCGACTCGACGAGACAGGCGTGGTGCTGGACGACGGCCGTCACCTGGACGCGGATCTGATCGTCTTCGCCACCGGCTACGGATCGATGAACGGATGGGCGGCCAAGCTCATCAGCCAGGAGGTGGCCGACAAGGTGGGGAAGTGCTGGGGCCTCGGCTCCGACACGACCAAGGACCCCGGCCCGTGGATGGGTGAACTACGCAACATGTGGAAGCCCACCCAGCAGGACAACCTGTGGTTCCACGGCGGCAACCTGCACCAGTCGCGCCACTACTCGCGCTACCTGTCGATCCAGTTGAAGGCGCGGTACGAGGGGATCGACACGCCTGTCCACGCACTCCCCGAAACCCACCACCTGTCCTGA